In Cydia pomonella isolate Wapato2018A chromosome 27, ilCydPomo1, whole genome shotgun sequence, a single genomic region encodes these proteins:
- the LOC133532819 gene encoding uncharacterized protein LOC133532819 encodes MLCVAIIILQSTLTYTSVTLPYVTYFWQTTEDIDKVDDYWNHGPIYIPGLQDVFTLTTKAPDIFPPWLTRGTTQSTQAPKYVTPQRVTPFSTTTTPVESTKTENLTTDKSKTIEDTKDKTTAKTEPIATTNTITTQHITPTIQQSESGEDGATDPFSVFLKKLFRSLSVKSLPELPALVEPFVTYLEELANNELNYLGDVIIPFVKMVARNIRNMISTTPDVLHAKVYQVYNALATRNTLDPDVLGLLYVLDDTFVEAEEEFMQSSLRDVKLFPNSNKTGKEIAHDLVDNIILAAIKRISGTSKGETLSLMVTDIIEKRKSNARRHLETLSEHVTANDKASSDKDDTINRPIHRLNISSSISSYHGTQRKKKSVNNWYNKKTQTDASIMYAQALYQTVRNNLKDIRNLMDKVIISSSETNEYELSVDSESEDNVRSTPLTPKQTDNIHFRINKESKSSEYTDSEELPKLGSKNSKKQGRTRVLSEDWEHFIEEYSKAHSGHDDVGLEDCID; translated from the exons ATGCTATGTGTAGCCATAATTATACTACAATCAACATTGACATACACATCAGTGACCCTACCATATGTTACATACTTCTGGCAAACGACAGAAGACATTGACAAAGTCGACGACTACTGGAACCATGGACCAATATACATCCCTGGTCTACAAGATGTTTTTACTCTCACTACTAAAGCACCTGATATTTTCCCCCCATGGCTGACTAGAGGTACTACTCAAAGTACGCAAGCACCCAAATATGTTACACCACAAAGAGTAACTCCATTTTCTACTACAACAACTCCAGTAGAATCTACAAAAACAGAAAATCTAACAACTGATAAATCAAAAACAATTGAAGACACTAAAGATAAGACAACAGCAAAAACTGAACCAATAGCAACAACGAATACAATAACAACACAACATATAACACCAACAATCCAACAAAGTGAATCAGGAGAGGATGGTGCAACAGATCCGTTTTCAGTGTTTTTGAAGAAACTATTCAGAAGTTTGTCAGTTAAGAGCCTTCCCGAATTGCCGGCGTTGGTTGAGCCGTTTGTCACCTATCTGGAGGA ATTAGCAAATAATGAACTCAACTATCTCGGTGATGTGATCATCCCATTCGTAAAAATGGTTGCACGGAATATTAGAAATATGATATCTACTACCCCTGACGTGTTGCACG CAAAAGTTTACCAAGTGTACAACGCGCTGGCCACCCGCAACACGCTGGACCCCGATGTCCTCGGCCTGCTGTACGTGTTGGACGACACGTTTGTCGAGGCTGAAGAGGAATTTATGCAGAGTAGTCTACGCGACGTTAAACTGTTTCctaattcaaataaaactgGGAAAGAGATTGCACATG ATTTAGttgataatattatattagcgGCAATAAAGAGGATATCTGGAACCTCAAAGGGTGAAACTCTGTCTCTTATGGTAACAGACATAATAGAAAAAAGAAAGTCAAATGCCAGGCGACATCTTGAAACATTATCTGAACATGTAACAGCTAACGACAAAGCAAGTAGTGATAAAGATGACACAATAAACCGTCCAATTCACAGACTTAATATTTCGTCATCAATAAGTAGTTACCACGGAACACAAAGGAAAAAGAAATCTGTAAATAACTGGTATAATAAAAAGACTCAAACTGATGCCAGTATAATGTACGCACAAGCATTATACCAAACAGTAAGGAATAATTTAAAGGATATACGTAATCTTATGGATAAAGTTATTATATCGTCATCAGAAACCAACGAATACGAATTAAGTGTAGACAGTGAAAGTGAAGACAATGTTAGAAGTACACCACTTACTCCTAAACAGACTGATAATATTCACTTTCGTATCAACAAAGAAAGTAAGTCATCAGAATATACCGATTCTGAAGAATTGCCTAAACTGGGcagtaaaaatagtaaaaaacaaGGAAGAACAAGGGTTTTGTCGGAAGATTGGGAACATTTTATTGAAGAATATAGTAAAGCTCACAGTGGTCATGATGATGTGGGATTAGAGGATTG TATTGACTAA
- the LOC133532624 gene encoding uncharacterized protein LOC133532624, translated as MLTLTCTSLLLQLISKSTPQTKSIYIETYWKTTYVTDHVPDYWNHGPIYVPGSPFGTKPDIFPAWLPKKETSSTTETKPIEDTTETQVSVGETTPVTDMTIINTPPIQETTSPETDMTTIVTPPTRETTSPETDMTIITRPTEIRYPETDMTIITPRTEETRSPETYFTIIKTPSTQETTSPETDIVRTKMSKETAIDITTTHGKEPDSTLLESPTTARQSTVALETFYDENNKIEQTTESETPTTTIPSSTRAYLEVIEPVIRAIERESTTDPFSVFLRKMLIILSTKKNEDLPLLINEFREYVSMLLTGGQLDTLGVKANSYIATRLLILEKYPMQALHDLFDELQKKLADRKRTLPKEVNDILDYMDDTYDEAEEEAMQAVLRETYLYPNSKNNHKIAQGFVDYVFLKPLLRVAGTSRGNVLFEMITDALLKLAKPGDMFESNFRKSFKKTQKFRHESSSTDTEENISSKGNEESIDLSHISSNCVSESSETITSSDEENESSNERKTRKNYQIKNKLVKSKTVKKQNILNSRAISKEIKSYEVFNKLRSINRNQYGAINHGGRQNSHQHIILSTKTNDVNILKATEPSDIEMVLKSKIYDAFRRMDYMNYNTSTTLNIDSHLK; from the exons ATGTTGACTCTAACCTGCACTTCACTGTTGTTACAATTGATATCGAAGAGCACACCACAGACAAAATCGATTTACATAGAAACCTACTGGAAAACAACATATGTGACGGACCACGTGCCCGACTATTGGAATCATGGGCCGATTTATGTTCCTGGATCACCGTTTGGAACGAAACCAGACATCTTTCCAGCTTGGTTACCTAAAAAAGAAACATCCAGTACTACAGAAACTAAACCTATAGAGGATACGACCGAAACTCAAGTTTCTGTAGGAGAAACAACTCCAGTAACTGATATGACTATTATAAATACACCTCCAATACAAGAAACGACATCTCCCGAAACTGATATGACTACTATTGTAACACCTCCAACTCGAGAAACTACATCTCCAGAAACTGATATGACTATTATTACACGTCCAACAGAAATTAGATATCCAGAAACTGATATGACTATTATTACACCTCGAACAGAAGAAACCAGATCTCCAGAAACTTATTTTACTATCATTAAAACACCTTCAACACAAGAAACTACATCTCCAGAAACTGATATAGTACGTACAAAAATGTCAAAAGAAACTGCAATTGATATAACAACAACACATGGTAAAGAACCTGATTCCACGCTTCTTGAATCTCCTACAACAGCACGTCAATCAACTGTTGCATTGGAAACATTTTATgatgaaaataacaaaattgagCAAACAACGGAATCAGAAACACCGACAACTACAATTCCATCCTCAACCAGAGCGTATCTTGAAGTAATCGAGCCAGTTATTAGAGCGATTGAGCGGGAATCGACAACGGATCCGTTTTCCGTGTTTTTGCGGAAgatgttaataatattgtcaacaaAAAAGAATGAAGATTTGCCATTGCTGATTAATGAATTCAGGGAATATGTCTCGAT GTTACTGACCGGCGGGCAGCTAGACACGTTGGGCGTGAAGGCTAATTCCTACATCGCAACAAGGCTTCTAATATTAGAGAAATATCCGATGCAGGCGCTGCATG ATTTATTTGATGAACTCCAGAAAAAACTGGCTGACAGAAAGAGGACATTGCCCAAAGAGGTGAACGACATCTTGGACTACATGGATGATACATACGACGAGGCGGAGGAAGAAGCCATGCAGGCGGTGTTGCGGGAGACCTATCTGTATccaaatagtaaaaacaatcatAAAATTGCTCAAG GATTTGTAGATTATGTGTTTCTAAAACCATTGCTGAGAGTGGCTGGAACATCAAGAGGCAACGTTCTATTTGAAATGATTACAGATGCTTTATTAAAATTAGCAAAGCCTGGAGATATGTTTGAAAGCAATTTTCGTAAATCCTTTAAGAAAACACAGAAATTCAGACACGAGTCATCTAGCACGGACACTGAAGAAAATATATCAAGTAAAGGAAATGAAGAAAGTATAGATTTAAGCCATATCAGTAGTAATTGTGTGAGTGAAAGTTCCGAAACAATAACAAGTTCAGATGAGGAAAATGAGAGCAGTAACGAAAGAAAAACACGTAaaaattaccaaattaaaaataaattagtaaaatctaaaactgttaaaaaacaaaacatacttAACAGTAGAGCAATATCGAAGGAAATAAAATCATACgaagtatttaataaattaaggtCAATAAATAGAAACCAATATGGTGCTATCAATCATGGGGGTCGCCAAAATTCTCACCAACATATTATATTAAGCACCAAAACTAATGATGTCAACATTCTCAAAGCGACTGAACCTAGTGATATTGAAATGGTACTTAAATCGAAAATATATGATGCTTTTAGACGTATGGATTATATGAACTACAATACATCTACAACATTGAATATAGACTCACATCTCAAGTAA
- the LOC133532692 gene encoding uncharacterized protein LOC133532692 has protein sequence MKTLNPGEGMMSRYINNAIPRKNKFTTKFSLSHLTNTYPSHYQSKHVSTTEETNVFNKKRRPNFLNIDIHLESTQLYAGKPGTQMKHTNDNNEMELSRNTKQYFTKGKSKSGVPNIDENKTEKDESDKDYMSIEGETTKESKDSSSDAKCSSEDTESQENIDQTVLSPLRQSEGGKKHQKHLRNHHHRHRHKHGHKHSHYRKRKYENLKRKYLRLKEILAAQKVNYSHSRPEENKKYVDINRTQTDMKDIYSKSSDNSKKPVTEINYSPSEDTTPAVAGHLRVDNINLFLDDYNIKAENSTEDYTIRNYGIYRKSFPLNTTVVFEASDSSDAEKELKENIHDTIRHMDFVNNNVSRRSYHNDNSSIVRVLESPETDVEAVLKSNIYKAVKKLLKK, from the exons ATGAAAACACTAAACCCGGGAGAAGGCATGATGAGTCGCTACATTAACAATGCTATtccaagaaaaaataaatttacaactAAATTTTCCCTGTCACACCTAACCAATACTTATCCGTCACATTATCAATCTAAACATGTATCAACCACTGAAgaaactaacgtatttaataaaaaacgaaGGCCTAATTTTCTAAACATTGACATACATTTAGAATCAACACAGTTATACGCAGGCAAACCAGGAACGCAAATGAAACATACAAATGACAACAATGAAATGGAATTATCTAGAAACACGAAACAATATTTTACAAAAGGCAAATCTAAATCTGGTGTGCCTAACATTGACGAAAACAAAACGGAAAAAGATGAAAGTGATAAAGATTATATGAGTATTGAAGGAGAAACAACGAAAGAATCTAAAGACAGCAGCTCGGATGCAAAATGTTCTTCAGAAGATACAG AGAGTCAAGAGAATATAGACCAGACAGTACTATCTCCTTTACGACAGTCAGAAGGAGGAAAGAAGCATCAAAAACATTTAAGAAACCATCATCACCGACATAGACATAAACATG GTCATAAACACTCACATTATAGGAAAAGAAAATACGAAAATTTAAAACGTAAATATTTAAGATTAAAAGAAATATTGGCTGCACAGAAAGTAAATTATAGTCATAGCAGGccagaagaaaataaaaaatatgttgatATAAATAGAACGCAAACAGATATGAAAGACATATATTCGAAAAGCTCTGATAACAGTAAAAAACCGGttacagaaataaattatagtCCATCTGAAGATACAACGCCAGCAGTTGCAGGACATCTTAGAGTTGATAACATTAATTTGTTCTTAGATGACTATAATATTAAAGCCGAAAATAGTACGGAAGACTACACTATTCGTAATTATGGTATTTATAGGAAATCTTTTCCGCTAAATACGACAGTTGTTTTCGAAGCGAGTGATTCCAGTGACGCGGAAAAAGAATTAAAGGAGAATATTCACGATACGATTAGACATATGGATTTTGTTAATAACAATGTATCAAGAAGAAGTTATCATAACGATAATTCGTCTATCGTCCGCGTCCTAGAATCTCCAGAAACGGATGTTGAGGCAGTGttgaaaagtaacatttataaAGCTGTGAAGAAATTGTTGAAAAAGTGA